In Methylothermaceae bacteria B42, the following proteins share a genomic window:
- a CDS encoding short-chain dehydrogenase, whose protein sequence is MSVLTDKQRTVLVTGTTSGIGAAISEKLLEAGHQVIGIGRDFSRIHFPTERFFPWPLDLALVDRLPEALEAIHERFPQIDTLVLAAGAGDFGSLEEFSFQRIKALMELNFLSQAYITRAWVPRLKRRQHGDVIFIGSEASLKGSRKGTVYCASKFALRGFAQALREECASSGVRVSLINPGMVKSRFYETLNFEPGENESQHLLPQEVAELVLLLLNLRRGCVVDEINLTPLQKVIRFKQRGKEK, encoded by the coding sequence ATGTCAGTTCTAACGGATAAGCAAAGGACCGTATTGGTGACGGGAACGACTTCTGGCATTGGCGCGGCCATTTCAGAAAAACTACTGGAGGCCGGTCATCAGGTGATAGGCATAGGGCGCGATTTTTCCAGAATTCATTTTCCCACGGAGCGGTTCTTTCCCTGGCCTCTGGATTTGGCGCTTGTGGACAGGCTGCCTGAAGCCCTGGAAGCCATCCACGAACGTTTTCCGCAAATTGATACCCTGGTATTGGCGGCTGGAGCCGGGGATTTTGGTTCTCTGGAAGAATTTTCCTTTCAGCGGATCAAGGCGCTGATGGAATTGAATTTCCTAAGCCAAGCCTACATTACCCGCGCCTGGGTTCCAAGATTAAAGCGCCGTCAACACGGAGATGTCATTTTCATCGGCTCCGAGGCGAGTCTCAAGGGCAGCCGCAAGGGAACGGTTTACTGCGCCAGCAAATTTGCCTTGCGCGGCTTTGCCCAAGCCTTGCGCGAAGAATGCGCAAGCAGCGGCGTGCGGGTGTCCCTGATCAATCCCGGCATGGTCAAAAGCAGGTTTTACGAGACCCTCAATTTTGAACCGGGGGAAAACGAAAGCCAGCATTTATTACCCCAGGAAGTTGCCGAGTTGGTACTTTTGTTGTTGAATTTGAGACGGGGGTGTGTTGTGGATGAAATTAACCTGACCCCCCTGCAAAAAGTGATTCGATTTAAACAACGAGGAAAAGAAAAGTGA
- a CDS encoding DNA mismatch repair protein MutS (This protein performs the mismatch recognition step during the DNA repair process), translating into MSADPRPLDRHTPMMQQYLRIKAEHPDTLLFYRMGDFYELFFDDAVKASQLLDLTLTSRGESAGKPVPMAGIPYHAAENYLARLLKAGQSVAICEQIGDPAKSKGPVERKVVRIITPGTATDAALLEERRDNLLLAIASSKENYGLAYLELSCGRFVVQEIRGEAALAAELERLNPAEVLVSEEWPLPNFLQAREGITQRPPWHFDAVSGRRALLEQFQVKDLKGFGLEEWPLAIAAAGCLLQYVRETQKSALPHLVGIKAETSADAILLDAASRRNLELDHHPSGRAEFTLRGVMDATVTSAGSRMLLRWLHRPLRDRAVLEARFDGVSELQQDNLYQTLREALRQTGDIERIASRIALKSARPRDLTALRRTLALLPSLRGLLADCQAQRLQQLRELLEPLPETVDLLSRAIIEEPPVFIRDGGVIAPGFHPELDELRQLSQHGDEFLLALEQRERQRTGIQNLKVRYNRVHGYYLEVPRNQSTHVPEEYIRRQTLKNAERYITPELKSFEDKALSAREKALALEKLLYEQLLETLSQSITAIQQRAEALAELDVLTNFAERADHYQWHRPVLTEDAGIRIRGGCHPVVERQVETFVANDLAFTDEKRMLIVTGPNMGGKSTYMRQSALIVLMAHMGCFVPAEQARIGPIDRIFTRIGASDDLATGRSTFMVEMSETANILHNATENSLVLMDEIGRGTSTFDGLSLAWATVEYLARRVRAFTLFATHYFELTTLAEELPNAANLHLEAAEYDDAIVFLHAVRQGPANQSYGLQVAALAGIPKDVIHQAKIKLEALENRAHGETMRPQVQLDLFAANANSPVSERLRSIDPDTLTPKQALDLIYELKDLLE; encoded by the coding sequence ATGTCTGCAGATCCCCGTCCCCTAGACCGCCATACCCCCATGATGCAGCAGTATCTGCGGATCAAGGCGGAACATCCCGATACCCTGCTGTTTTACCGGATGGGGGATTTTTATGAGCTGTTTTTTGACGATGCCGTCAAAGCCTCCCAGCTCCTGGATCTCACCCTGACTTCCCGCGGCGAATCCGCGGGTAAACCGGTTCCCATGGCGGGGATTCCCTACCACGCGGCGGAAAATTACCTCGCCCGTTTACTCAAGGCCGGACAATCCGTCGCGATTTGCGAGCAAATTGGCGATCCCGCCAAATCCAAAGGCCCCGTGGAACGCAAGGTGGTCAGAATCATCACCCCCGGCACCGCTACCGATGCCGCATTACTGGAAGAACGCCGGGATAATCTGTTGCTGGCGATAGCCTCAAGCAAAGAAAATTACGGTCTGGCTTACCTGGAACTTAGCTGCGGGCGGTTTGTGGTTCAGGAAATTAGGGGGGAAGCCGCCTTGGCGGCGGAGCTGGAAAGACTCAATCCCGCGGAAGTGCTGGTCAGCGAAGAATGGCCCTTGCCGAATTTTCTCCAGGCGCGGGAAGGCATTACCCAGCGCCCCCCCTGGCATTTTGATGCCGTCAGTGGCCGCCGGGCATTATTGGAACAATTTCAAGTTAAAGATCTTAAGGGATTTGGCCTGGAAGAATGGCCGCTGGCCATCGCCGCCGCGGGCTGTTTGTTGCAATACGTCCGCGAAACGCAAAAAAGCGCCTTGCCCCACTTGGTGGGCATCAAAGCCGAAACCAGCGCTGACGCCATTTTGCTGGATGCCGCCAGCCGCCGTAATCTGGAACTGGACCACCACCCTTCCGGCAGAGCCGAATTCACCTTGCGGGGCGTCATGGACGCGACTGTCACTTCCGCCGGCAGCCGGATGCTGCTGCGTTGGCTGCATCGCCCCTTGCGGGATCGCGCGGTATTGGAAGCCCGTTTTGATGGGGTATCCGAGCTGCAACAAGACAACCTTTATCAAACCCTGCGAGAGGCCTTGCGGCAAACCGGGGACATTGAACGAATCGCCAGCCGCATCGCGCTGAAATCCGCCCGTCCCCGGGATCTCACGGCTTTGCGGCGGACTTTGGCACTTTTGCCGTCGCTGCGGGGCTTGCTGGCTGATTGTCAGGCCCAACGCCTTCAACAACTGCGCGAACTGCTTGAGCCATTGCCGGAAACCGTTGATTTGCTAAGCCGCGCCATTATCGAAGAACCGCCCGTGTTCATTCGCGATGGTGGCGTCATTGCCCCGGGCTTTCATCCGGAATTGGACGAACTCAGGCAATTGAGCCAGCATGGCGATGAGTTTCTGTTGGCGTTGGAACAGCGAGAACGCCAGCGCACTGGCATCCAAAATTTGAAAGTACGCTACAACCGGGTTCACGGGTATTATTTGGAAGTCCCCAGAAACCAGAGCACTCATGTACCCGAGGAGTATATCCGCCGTCAGACTCTGAAAAATGCGGAGCGCTACATTACTCCTGAGCTCAAGTCTTTCGAGGATAAAGCTTTAAGCGCCAGGGAAAAAGCATTGGCGCTGGAAAAATTACTCTACGAACAACTGCTGGAAACCCTTTCCCAGTCCATCACGGCGATTCAGCAACGGGCCGAAGCCCTGGCGGAGCTGGATGTTCTGACCAATTTCGCCGAGCGCGCAGACCATTACCAATGGCATCGCCCGGTACTGACCGAAGACGCAGGCATTCGGATCCGAGGCGGCTGCCACCCGGTAGTGGAGCGCCAAGTCGAAACCTTTGTGGCCAATGACCTGGCATTTACCGACGAAAAACGGATGCTCATCGTCACAGGCCCCAATATGGGAGGCAAATCCACTTACATGCGCCAGTCTGCCTTGATTGTATTGATGGCGCACATGGGCTGTTTTGTCCCCGCGGAGCAAGCCAGAATCGGCCCCATCGACCGTATTTTCACCCGGATCGGCGCCTCCGATGACCTGGCCACCGGACGCTCCACTTTTATGGTGGAAATGAGTGAAACCGCCAATATTCTGCACAACGCCACTGAAAACAGCCTGGTGCTCATGGATGAGATCGGGCGGGGAACCAGCACCTTCGATGGACTCTCCCTGGCCTGGGCGACGGTGGAATATTTGGCCCGGCGGGTGCGCGCTTTTACCCTGTTTGCCACCCATTATTTTGAATTGACCACCTTGGCTGAAGAATTGCCGAATGCTGCCAACCTACATCTGGAAGCGGCGGAATATGATGATGCCATTGTATTCTTGCACGCTGTCAGGCAGGGGCCGGCCAACCAAAGCTATGGCCTGCAGGTTGCCGCGTTGGCGGGGATTCCAAAAGATGTCATTCATCAGGCCAAAATCAAGTTGGAAGCCCTGGAAAACCGGGCCCACGGCGAAACCATGCGGCCCCAAGTCCAATTGGATTTATTTGCCGCCAACGCCAATTCGCCTGTCAGCGAACGTCTGCGATCCATAGATCCAGATACATTGACCCCCAAACAAGCGCTTGATTTGATTTATGAGCTGAAAGATTTATTGGAATGA
- a CDS encoding alcohol dehydrogenase, which produces MRAMVLEKPGKPLQLVQRPIPRPRAGQVLLKVKACGVCRTDLHVADGDLPMTRLPIIPGHEVVGEVIALGEGVNQCHAGQRIGVPWLGHTCGHCRYCEMGRENLCNHPEFTGCTIDGGYAEYTVADAKYCFPLPDNYDDLHAAPLLCAGLIGYRSYAMAGDAQKIGLYGFGAAAHIIAQVAVHQGREIYAFTRPGDEEAKTFACGLGAVWAGDSDHLPPEELDAAILYAPVGSLIPAALRAVRKGGQVICAGIHMSDIPSFPYSILWGERSICSVANLTRRDGEEFLEIAGQMQIQTEVHPYPLAQANQALEDLRLGRFQGAAVLVP; this is translated from the coding sequence ATGCGCGCAATGGTTCTGGAAAAACCGGGAAAGCCACTGCAACTGGTCCAACGGCCAATTCCCCGACCCAGGGCAGGACAAGTCTTACTCAAGGTGAAAGCCTGTGGCGTTTGCCGTACCGATCTGCATGTGGCCGACGGCGACCTGCCCATGACCCGCCTCCCGATTATTCCCGGCCATGAGGTGGTGGGCGAAGTGATCGCACTGGGTGAAGGCGTCAATCAATGCCACGCCGGGCAACGAATAGGCGTGCCATGGTTGGGCCATACCTGTGGCCACTGCCGCTATTGCGAAATGGGGCGGGAAAATTTGTGTAATCATCCGGAATTTACTGGATGCACCATCGATGGCGGCTATGCGGAATACACTGTCGCGGACGCCAAGTACTGCTTCCCTCTGCCCGATAATTATGATGACCTTCACGCAGCCCCGTTACTTTGCGCCGGATTGATCGGTTATCGTTCTTATGCCATGGCGGGAGACGCCCAGAAAATCGGCCTGTATGGATTCGGCGCGGCAGCCCATATCATCGCCCAAGTGGCCGTGCATCAAGGACGGGAAATCTACGCCTTCACCCGGCCCGGGGACGAGGAGGCCAAGACTTTCGCCTGTGGGCTGGGCGCGGTTTGGGCGGGAGATTCAGACCACCTGCCGCCGGAAGAGCTGGATGCGGCAATCCTATATGCCCCGGTAGGCTCATTAATACCCGCGGCGCTGAGGGCCGTTCGCAAGGGCGGTCAGGTCATCTGCGCCGGTATCCACATGAGTGATATCCCATCGTTCCCATATTCGATATTGTGGGGTGAGCGCAGCATTTGTTCCGTCGCCAATCTGACCCGCCGGGACGGCGAGGAATTCCTGGAGATTGCCGGGCAAATGCAGATTCAAACCGAAGTCCACCCCTATCCACTGGCACAGGCCAATCAGGCCTTGGAAGATTTGCGTCTGGGGCGGTTTCAGGGCGCGGCGGTGCTGGTTCCATGA
- a CDS encoding peptidase — protein sequence MTRIISLFFLIALFAGCATSPTGRTQLVFMPDTQLEQMGFQAFEQLKKDTPIETDPEINQYVQCVVRELTQDLPGQWEVVVFQVDQANAFALPGGKIGVYTGLLKIARNQHQLAAVIGHEIGHVLARHGNERVSQKVAVQTGLQIAQAIAAPRSATGQLLMGALGVGAQYGVLMPFSRIQESEADVIGLELMAKAGFDPRESIQLWINMSEAGGAQPPEWLSTHPSHETRIEELRSRLPQALELYRAARQRGRIPACTAPRFY from the coding sequence GTGACAAGGATCATTAGTTTATTTTTTTTGATAGCCCTATTCGCAGGTTGTGCAACGTCCCCCACCGGCCGCACGCAGTTGGTTTTTATGCCGGATACGCAATTGGAACAAATGGGCTTTCAAGCCTTTGAGCAATTGAAGAAAGACACGCCGATAGAAACCGATCCCGAGATCAATCAATATGTTCAATGCGTGGTGCGGGAACTCACCCAAGACTTGCCCGGACAGTGGGAAGTGGTGGTTTTCCAAGTGGATCAGGCCAACGCCTTCGCCCTGCCTGGGGGTAAAATCGGGGTATATACCGGGCTATTGAAAATCGCCCGTAACCAGCATCAACTGGCGGCGGTGATCGGCCATGAAATCGGCCACGTGCTTGCCCGCCACGGCAACGAACGGGTTTCCCAGAAAGTTGCTGTACAAACAGGATTGCAAATAGCCCAGGCAATTGCCGCGCCACGGTCCGCCACCGGCCAATTGTTGATGGGGGCGCTGGGCGTGGGCGCGCAATATGGGGTTTTGATGCCCTTCAGCCGGATCCAGGAGTCGGAAGCGGACGTGATTGGCCTGGAGCTGATGGCCAAGGCGGGCTTTGATCCCCGGGAAAGCATCCAGCTCTGGATTAACATGAGCGAAGCCGGTGGCGCCCAGCCGCCCGAGTGGCTATCCACCCACCCCTCCCATGAAACCAGAATTGAAGAATTGCGTAGCCGCCTGCCCCAAGCCTTGGAGCTTTACCGCGCTGCCCGGCAGCGGGGGAGAATCCCCGCTTGCACTGCGCCAAGATTTTACTAG
- a CDS encoding polyamine ABC transporter ATP-binding protein, whose translation MSQPHIIVRDLTMAYGDRVIQRDLNFTIQRGDIFVIMGGSGCGKSTLLRHLIGLLTPAKGEILYCGVLEADKENPCLDFCRASPQVRLQILSRVGVLYQSGALWSSMTLAENIGLPLEEYTNLDEGEIKALASLKLALVGLKGFEDYYPFEISGGMQKRAGLARAIALDPEILFFDEPSAGLDPVSAKRLDDLIVELRDSLGATVVIVTHELPSIMAIGTNSVFLDAESRTQIAQGPPKALLETSSNPKVKEFLTRGGTL comes from the coding sequence ATGTCACAACCCCATATCATTGTCCGCGATCTGACCATGGCCTATGGCGACCGGGTGATTCAAAGGGATTTGAACTTTACCATTCAGCGCGGGGATATTTTCGTCATCATGGGTGGTAGTGGCTGTGGTAAAAGTACCTTGCTGCGGCATTTGATTGGCCTGTTGACGCCCGCGAAGGGAGAAATTCTCTATTGCGGTGTCCTGGAGGCAGACAAAGAAAACCCTTGCCTGGATTTTTGCCGGGCGAGCCCACAAGTGCGTTTGCAGATATTAAGCCGGGTTGGGGTGCTTTATCAAAGCGGCGCTTTGTGGAGTTCCATGACCCTGGCGGAAAACATCGGCCTGCCATTGGAGGAATACACCAATCTGGATGAGGGTGAGATCAAGGCGTTGGCTTCCCTGAAATTGGCGCTGGTCGGGCTCAAGGGGTTTGAGGATTATTATCCCTTCGAAATCAGCGGCGGCATGCAAAAAAGGGCGGGGCTGGCGCGGGCCATTGCCCTCGATCCTGAGATCTTGTTTTTCGACGAACCCTCGGCGGGGCTTGATCCTGTCAGCGCCAAACGCCTGGATGATTTGATTGTGGAATTGCGCGACAGCCTGGGCGCTACGGTCGTCATTGTTACCCACGAACTGCCCAGCATTATGGCCATTGGCACCAATTCGGTGTTTTTGGATGCTGAAAGCAGGACCCAAATAGCCCAAGGCCCGCCCAAGGCATTATTGGAAACCAGTTCCAATCCCAAAGTGAAGGAATTTTTGACCCGGGGAGGTACCCTATGA
- a CDS encoding aerotaxis receptor Aer produces MRNRPTPTSHEVKLGEEELIISKTDISGRITYANRTFMEISGYYENDLLGIQHNVIRHPDMPRGVFKLFWSTLKTKSEFLGFVKNLCKDGSYYWVLASVTPDLDREGNVVGYYSVRRQPPSMAIRTIESIYKNMLNVEQSAPSKKVAPDQSLDYLNDLLRSKGTNYERFVLELYG; encoded by the coding sequence ATGCGTAACCGTCCAACACCCACCAGCCATGAAGTCAAATTGGGGGAGGAAGAGCTGATCATCAGCAAGACCGATATCAGTGGCCGAATAACTTATGCCAACCGGACCTTTATGGAAATTTCCGGCTACTACGAAAATGACTTGCTGGGCATTCAACACAATGTTATTCGCCATCCCGATATGCCCAGAGGGGTATTCAAATTATTTTGGTCAACCTTGAAGACCAAGTCCGAGTTTTTGGGGTTTGTGAAAAATCTTTGCAAGGATGGCTCTTATTACTGGGTACTCGCCAGTGTCACCCCGGATCTGGACCGGGAAGGGAATGTGGTGGGCTATTATTCCGTACGCCGCCAACCTCCATCAATGGCCATCCGCACAATCGAATCGATCTACAAAAACATGCTCAATGTCGAACAAAGCGCCCCGAGCAAAAAGGTGGCGCCGGATCAGTCCCTTGACTATCTCAATGATTTATTACGAAGCAAAGGCACCAATTACGAACGCTTTGTTCTTGAACTTTACGGTTGA
- a CDS encoding cob(I)yrinic acid a,c-diamide adenosyltransferase has translation MKPREQRRGRILVHTGEGKGKSTSAFGVVFRAAGWGMRVCVIQFIKGKWQTGEQKAAARFDNIEWHALGDGFTWDTKNPEQDLKTSRSIWAFSQEKIVSHNYDLVVLDEINYCCDYGWISGTEIADFLRQHKPSWMHLILTGRNAPPEVIEVADTVTEMRCIKHAFNQGIQAEQGIEF, from the coding sequence ATGAAACCGAGGGAGCAACGCCGCGGCAGAATTCTAGTTCATACCGGCGAAGGGAAAGGCAAATCCACGAGCGCTTTCGGGGTGGTTTTCCGTGCCGCCGGTTGGGGCATGCGCGTGTGTGTAATTCAATTCATCAAGGGCAAATGGCAGACCGGAGAACAGAAGGCCGCCGCCCGCTTCGACAACATCGAATGGCATGCTTTGGGTGATGGCTTTACCTGGGACACTAAGAACCCTGAGCAGGATTTGAAAACCAGCCGCTCAATTTGGGCTTTCAGTCAAGAGAAGATTGTCAGCCATAATTATGACTTGGTGGTGTTGGATGAGATTAATTATTGCTGTGATTATGGCTGGATTTCCGGGACTGAAATTGCAGATTTTTTGCGGCAACACAAGCCGTCTTGGATGCATCTTATCTTAACCGGCCGCAACGCGCCGCCGGAAGTCATCGAAGTAGCCGATACGGTAACGGAAATGCGCTGTATCAAACACGCTTTTAATCAAGGCATTCAAGCGGAGCAAGGCATAGAGTTTTAG
- a CDS encoding DNA photolyase codes for MIETIYIDSAAADHPRTRVILQRFPGARKIECEHYGEVFNPKAQNFRLQKHRPALILARKSKNLVLEAPIGYNIGGVNNFYFSHMLNCLYDCRYCFLQGMYRSANYVLFVNYEDFEQEIIQARQRLAGEPVYFFSGYDCDSLALEPVTGFIQYFLDTFKKLPDAWLEIRTKSTQIRMLLEHAPMDNIITAFSFTPAPIARALEHRVPSVEKRLAAMAALQEQGWPLGLRFDPLIYQEDYRQQYRDLFSQIFKILHSESLHSVSLGVFRLPEKYFARLRNLYPDEPLFAGPLERRERMVAYRHELEAEMIDFCRQELLHYLPETKLFSCQF; via the coding sequence ATGATAGAAACCATTTATATCGACAGTGCGGCCGCAGACCACCCCCGCACCCGGGTGATTCTGCAGCGCTTTCCGGGTGCACGCAAGATTGAATGCGAACACTACGGAGAAGTCTTCAACCCCAAGGCCCAGAATTTCCGCCTCCAAAAGCATCGGCCAGCACTGATTCTGGCGCGCAAATCAAAAAACCTCGTGCTGGAAGCGCCCATTGGCTACAACATCGGCGGTGTCAATAATTTTTACTTCTCCCACATGCTCAATTGCCTCTACGATTGCCGCTATTGCTTTTTACAGGGAATGTACCGCTCGGCCAATTACGTGCTGTTTGTCAATTATGAGGATTTTGAACAGGAAATCATTCAAGCCCGGCAGCGGTTGGCAGGAGAACCGGTTTATTTTTTTTCCGGCTACGATTGCGACAGCCTGGCTTTGGAACCAGTCACCGGGTTTATACAATATTTTTTGGACACTTTCAAAAAGCTGCCGGATGCCTGGTTGGAAATCCGCACCAAAAGCACCCAGATTCGGATGCTGCTGGAACACGCGCCCATGGACAATATCATCACCGCGTTTAGTTTTACCCCGGCGCCCATTGCCAGAGCACTGGAACACCGGGTTCCCAGCGTAGAGAAACGCTTGGCGGCCATGGCAGCCTTGCAGGAACAGGGATGGCCCTTGGGCCTTCGCTTCGACCCTTTAATCTATCAAGAAGACTACCGCCAACAATACCGGGATTTATTCTCCCAAATCTTCAAGATTTTACATTCCGAAAGCCTGCATTCGGTTAGTCTCGGCGTGTTCCGCTTGCCGGAAAAGTATTTCGCCCGCCTTAGAAACTTGTACCCCGATGAACCCTTGTTTGCGGGGCCCTTGGAAAGAAGAGAACGAATGGTGGCTTATCGGCATGAGCTGGAGGCAGAAATGATAGATTTTTGCCGCCAGGAATTGCTGCACTACCTGCCTGAAACCAAATTATTCTCATGTCAGTTCTAA